The Microvirga thermotolerans sequence GCCAGGGATAGGCCGCGACGGCGAGGTGCTGGAGCGGCGTCGGATCGGACGGGCTCGCGGGCAGGTCGAGAACGGCGGCCCACGGCTTGCCGGGAACGGGGGGCGGGCGACGGGGCGGCCGCGCCGCCGGCGCGCCCGGCGTCTCGAACACGGCGGGCTCGACCGCCCGCGATGCGACCTTGCGGGTCGGCCCGTCGGCGATGCGCAGGATCCTGTGGAGCTTCGGCCCCGCATCGGTGGGCAGCGCGACGATGTCGCCGGGCTCCAGGTCGATGCGTCGGGGCGACAGCTCGAATTCGGCGCTCTCGCGCCCGGCCCAAAGATCCTGCAGCCATGCATCCGCCAGGCGCTGCGCCTCGGCGCGGCGCGTCACGACGGCGCTGTCCGCGCGGGCCTCGCGGCGGCTCACGCCCGCGAGCCTTCGCGATGCGACGGCGGCACGGCGGTAATCCCCCTCGCCGTCCGTGTAGCCGATCTCCACCTGCTGGGGCAGCTCGGTCTCCTGCGCGCGGGTGAGCTTGAGCCCGGGCTCCTTCTCGCGCAGGACCAGTTCCTCCGCGGGAAGGGAGGCGACGGCGCGGCCGCCCCGCCCGCGCCAGAGAATGCCGCCCCCGCTCGCCACCCCATCGACCCCGAAGAGCCGCATGAGGGGCTCGAGGGCGCCGCGCGCGGACATGGGACGGTCGATCACGTAGCCGTCCACGAAACCGTCGACGGGCAGGGATTGCGGCGCGGCGATGCCGAAATCCTCAAGGATCGCCACGATGAGCCTGTCGAGGGTCGCGCCCTCGATGCGCCCCGTGATCCAGTGGCCCGTCTCCCAGTTGCCGCCGTCCGCCCAGACGGAGGTGAAGTCCGGAAAGGCGGGGAAGGGCCGCGCGTCCCAGGCCCAGACGAAGATGCGCCCCGGATCGACCATGCGCCCGCCATAGACGGACGAGACGGGGTTGAACGCGGACGCGAAGCCTTCCAGCGCCGGGTCGAAGCGCGAGAGGATGGCTTCGAGCCCCCGCGCCTGCGCAAGGTCGTCGCGCACGCCCCGGGAAAACGGCGGATAGGCGGACTCGGAGGATTTCGGGTCGGGAAACACGTTGGGGCCGTTCGGACCCTTGTCCACGGCGGGAATGCCGATCTCCGTCAGCCAGATCGGCTTCGACTTCGCCCGCCATGCGGTGGTGCGGACCTCGACGCCGCCGACGCGCTCCACGTGCGGGTTCGACCACCAGGACACGAGATCCTTGGCGCGGTAGATCCAGGGCTTTCCGTAGGCGCCGTCCGCGATGGGCGTTCGCCGCTGCGCATTGCGGTCGGAGGCGTTCGCATAATACCAGTCGAACGCCTCGCCGCCGCCGAGCCTGTCGCGGAGATAGGCGACGTCGTAGGGGCTGCGCGCCACGGCGAGATCCGCATGGTCCGGGCCGTCGCGCCAGTCGGATATGGGCGGATAGTAGTCGATGCCGACGGCGTCGACGGCGGGGTCCGCGAAGAGCGGATCGAGAGGGAAGCGCACCTCGTCGCCGCCGTCCAGCACATGCGCGCCGTATTCGGTCCAGTCCGCGGCATAGACGATCTTCGTCCCGCTCCTCAGGATCGCGCGCACGTCGCCCGCGAGCGCCTTCAAGGCATCGACGGCGGGATAGACGCCGGATGCGGCGCGCACGCGGGTGAGGCCGACGAGTTCGCTGCCGAGGACGAAGCCCTCGACGCCGCCCGCCTCCTCCGCGAGGTTTGCATAATGAAGCACGAGGCGGCGGAAGCCCCAGCTCCTGTCGAACCATTGCGCCACCTGCGCCGCGGCGGCGGCGGTGCCGTCCGGCGAGCCGGGAGTGCCGGGCGCGGGATGGCATGTGATGCGCCCCCGCCAGGGATAGGGCGCCTGCCCGGTCCCGCCGTAAGGGTCCGGCAATGCATTGCCGGTGGGAACGTCCATCATGACGAAGGGGTAGAGCACCACCTTCAGGCCGCGCGCCTTCAGCTCCCGGATAAGGCGGATCACCGTCTCGTCGGACGGGGTGCCGCCATAGGCGGGCGCGCCGTTCACCTGCGAGACGGGTCGCGCCTCGTCGCGCGAGAGCCCGGCGACGGACCACGCGGCGCCGTCCGTCTGCTTCGTCGTCGCGTCGACCCGCGGCTCGATGGTGCAGGAACCGGCGCGGAGATCGCTGCCGAACCAGCTCACCACCAGCGACACGCGCTCCAGGTTCGGGCAGAGCGCCTGCAGCGCGTCGAGGGAGGCGTCCACGTCCGTCGCGCGCTGGAGCTGATGGCGGTTCTCGGGTTCGCTCGCGCCGAGGCCCAGCACCTTCGTCACGGGCAGATCGCGATAGCCGAACTCGGTGGCGCCGGGGATCAGGCACACCGCGCGCACCATGCGGTTCAGCCCGTCCACCGGCCGCACCACCTCGAAGGAGAACTGCGGCACCCGGTTGCCGTAATCGGCGAGCGGCATGCGCTCGAACACCACATAGGCCAGCCCGCGATAGGCGGGCGCATTGTCCGCCCCCTCCTTCGCGACGATGAGCGGGTCGGGCGGCTGCGTCTCGCTGCCCCGGTGGACGCGCATGACGATGGCGTTGAGGTCGATCTCGCGCCCGTCTGCCCAGACGCGCCGGATGAAGGCGATGGGTCCTTCGCACAGGCCGACGGCGAGATTGGCGAAGTAGGAATAGGTGACCGTCTTCGTCTGCGCGCCCTTGCCGCCGACGCTCTTGCCGCCCTGGGAGCCGGAGCGCTCGGACCGGGTGTTCGCCACCTCCTCGAGGCGCGTCGCCCAGATGAGCTGCCCGCCGATGCGGGCGCGTCCGTAGACGCGGGGGATCGGCGCGCCCTCCGTCGAGGTGAGCCCGTCGATCTCCTTCAGGCGCGGCCCCTCGACGACCTTGCCTCCTTCGGAACCGCCGAACAGGGCATTGTCGATGGCAGCCCCCGCGAGCCCGCCGAGCACGCGGCCGGCCATGGCCCCGAGGGGACCTGCGACCATGCCGCCCACGACGGAGCCGACGGTTTGCAGAACGATGGTGGCCATGGCGGTCCTTCACGAAGGGTCAGACGGGAAAGCGGAAGACATGGGCGAGGTGGCGGCGCCACCACGGACGAAAGGCGACTTCGGCAACGCATGCCCCGTCATGGGCATGCACCATGGTTCCGGGAGAGGTGGCGATGGCGCAGTGCTTGGCGGGCAATCCTTCGCGCCAGCGGAAGAGCAGCACGTCGCCCGCCGCGACGGCGTCGCCGTCGGTCTCGACGAGATGCCGGCGGGCGGCCATGAGCAGCCTTTCGCCGCCGGCCTCGGCCCAGTCGGGCGCGTAGGGCGGCGGCAGCTCCGGCTCGGCCCCCATCGTCTCCCGCCAGACCCCGCGCAGCAGGCCGAGACAGTCGCAGCCGGCACCCTTCACGGAAGCCTGGTGACGGTACGGCGTGCCGATCCACGAGCGTGCTGCGGCGACGATGACGGTCGGTGAGGGCATGATCGGAATCCGTGCGTGAAAACGAAACGACGAGGCCGGATCACCGGAAGAAGCTGCCGCCGTCGAGGCCCGGCTCTCCCTGACGCGGCATGCGGATGATGAAGTCGTTGCCCGGCATGTGCGGGAAGCCGCGGAAGTTGACCGCGTTCCTGAACTTGTCGCGGCAGGTGGCGTGGGTCTTGTCGCAGCCCGCCGTGACGCGGAACGTGTCGCCCACGGCGATGGCCTGCGGCGCGCGCTGCCACAGGTCGAACTCGTCGGTTCCGCCGACCGCGCGGTGCACCTTCACCTCCACGGACACGCCCGCATTCGCCCCCGTGAGCCATGTCAGGCGCCCGCCCGTGCACCAGCCGTCGGCGAAGCCGATGCCGGAGGCGGCGACGGCGAGCGTCCCGTCCGTGCGGGTCACGGTTCCCGTGTCCGAATAGGTGGAGGACGAAAGGGAGATGCCGCACCGCGCATCGCCCAGGTCCGCCGAGCAGGTGGCGCGGAACAGGCGCCCGCGCTCCTCGTCGAGCCGGTGCATGAGCCCCCTCACCTCCGCAACGAAGCTGCCGTCGGCACGGCGGATCTCGCCGATGGAGCCGATGTCGAGGAGGAGCCGCTCTTCCACATTGCCCCAGTTCACGAGCCAGGTCTCGACGCTTGCGTCGTCGTAGAGGCCCGATGCGATGTCGTCCTCCGTGAGACCGGCGGAGAAGAGGGCGCCGGACACCTCCCCTCCTCCGACCGCGAAGCCGAGCTCCGAGGTCGCCTCCGCCGCCTCGAGGCCCGAGCGCGCGGCGAACACGGTGCCGCCGAAGGCGAGGTCGCGGTCGTGGTCGGTGAAGCCGAAGCTCAGCCCGTCGCGGCGCGTGAGCTTCCAGCAACGGCACAGGGTCGTCGCCCCTTGCGCGAGATGGGCGGCGAGACCGGTCGGAATGGTTCGCATGGGATGCTTTCGAGCTTTCGGGCATCGGCCCGCCACCCCGGGGCGAACCCGGAATGACGGGAGAGAGGCCCGGAGCGAGGGGATTACGGCACGATCTCGATCAGCGGGATCTGCGGAATCGCGCCGGCGTCGAAGGCGGACAGGTCGATATCGAGTTCGTCGGTATCGAAGCGCACGGGCACGTCGAAGGCGAACCCGGCGGTGATCGCCACGCCCGCGGCAGGCGGCGCCGGAAACGACACGAGGCCGGTGGTCGGGTCGCAGGAGAAGCCGGGTCCCGGCGCCTGCTCCACCCCGTCGAGGGCGACGCGTACGGTGGCCCCGTCCGGTTTCGCGATGATGCGCCGGTATGGATCCTGACCCGTTCCGTAGGTCTTGACGAGCCGGAACTGCCGCGTGGCGCCGTCGCCGGTGCCGATGTGCTGGTCGAGCGGCGTCGGCAGCCGCGAGGGCGGGCCGGAGCGCCAGTCGGTGCGGTCGCGGAAGCGGAAGCCGATGAGGCGCCCCCGCCGCTCCTCGAAGAAGGCGATGACCGCGTGCAGGGCATCGATGCTGCGCACGCCGAGACCCGCATCGTACCGGCGGCGGGAATGGGCCCACCGGCTGTTGCGATGCTCGCGGCCGGAGGCGAGCGTGACGATGTCGGTGCGCCGCACCGGCCCGCCCCGGCTGCCGAGGCTGACGTCGAGGGGAAAGCGCACCTCGTGAAAATCGGAAGGCATGAGCGCTCCTGAACGAAATGAAACGGAAGCGGGCGCGTGGCGTTGTCGTAGCGACGCCTCATGGGCAAGGAGATCGCACGCGATGACGATGACCCCGAACCTGGCCGACGACTTTCCCGGCCAGGCCGACCGCATCCACCGGCTGAAGACCGGCAACGCGCATTTCGCCCGGCTCTACGACGAGTACGACGAGCTCAACCGCACCATCCAGCGCGTGGAAAGCCGCGTGGAGCCCACCACGGAGGACGTGGAGGAGGAGCTGAAGCGCCGCCGGGTGAAGCTCAAGGACGAGATCGCGGCCATGCTGGCCGCCGAGAAGGACTGACCCCTACATCCCCCGCTGCCCGCGCGCGACGGCGCGGGCCAGGGCGGCCGAGACCTGCGCCTCGGACCGGCGGAAGCTCTCCGCGTCCGGGGTCGTGACGTTGACCGTCACCGAGAGCGGCCGCCCGCCGCCCCCGGCCCGGACGCCGAGCTTGCCGTCCGGTCCCCGGGCGAGCGGCATGACCGCCTCCGCCCCCTTCTCGCCCATCACCCCCAAGCCGCGCCCCAGCGGAAAGTAGGCCGGCGCGCCGACGACGCCCCCCTGGGCGAAGGGCA is a genomic window containing:
- a CDS encoding baseplate multidomain protein megatron yields the protein MATIVLQTVGSVVGGMVAGPLGAMAGRVLGGLAGAAIDNALFGGSEGGKVVEGPRLKEIDGLTSTEGAPIPRVYGRARIGGQLIWATRLEEVANTRSERSGSQGGKSVGGKGAQTKTVTYSYFANLAVGLCEGPIAFIRRVWADGREIDLNAIVMRVHRGSETQPPDPLIVAKEGADNAPAYRGLAYVVFERMPLADYGNRVPQFSFEVVRPVDGLNRMVRAVCLIPGATEFGYRDLPVTKVLGLGASEPENRHQLQRATDVDASLDALQALCPNLERVSLVVSWFGSDLRAGSCTIEPRVDATTKQTDGAAWSVAGLSRDEARPVSQVNGAPAYGGTPSDETVIRLIRELKARGLKVVLYPFVMMDVPTGNALPDPYGGTGQAPYPWRGRITCHPAPGTPGSPDGTAAAAAQVAQWFDRSWGFRRLVLHYANLAEEAGGVEGFVLGSELVGLTRVRAASGVYPAVDALKALAGDVRAILRSGTKIVYAADWTEYGAHVLDGGDEVRFPLDPLFADPAVDAVGIDYYPPISDWRDGPDHADLAVARSPYDVAYLRDRLGGGEAFDWYYANASDRNAQRRTPIADGAYGKPWIYRAKDLVSWWSNPHVERVGGVEVRTTAWRAKSKPIWLTEIGIPAVDKGPNGPNVFPDPKSSESAYPPFSRGVRDDLAQARGLEAILSRFDPALEGFASAFNPVSSVYGGRMVDPGRIFVWAWDARPFPAFPDFTSVWADGGNWETGHWITGRIEGATLDRLIVAILEDFGIAAPQSLPVDGFVDGYVIDRPMSARGALEPLMRLFGVDGVASGGGILWRGRGGRAVASLPAEELVLREKEPGLKLTRAQETELPQQVEIGYTDGEGDYRRAAVASRRLAGVSRREARADSAVVTRRAEAQRLADAWLQDLWAGRESAEFELSPRRIDLEPGDIVALPTDAGPKLHRILRIADGPTRKVASRAVEPAVFETPGAPAARPPRRPPPVPGKPWAAVLDLPASPSDPTPLQHLAVAAYPWPSAMTVWRSANGSGFAVHRYLDLPALVGVTRSELGPGPLWRWDPLASFEVEISSGSLSAVDDEEALAGGNLFAVRGADGRWEILSAARAEMVGERRFRLSRLLRGLSGSEDAAGRTVPAGAAVVRLDEAVVPLTDDLGDLGRSLVYRIAPAGRDHADPSAVEIVATAGREALKPLAPVHVRARRETGGVRLSWVRRTRRDGDSWEMAEVPLGEAFERYEIDVMEGSSLRRTLTSGEPSALYAAEQEIADFGGPQAFLSLRIVQVSAVAGRGFERTVTVPVS
- a CDS encoding NlpC/P60 family protein, translated to MPSPTVIVAAARSWIGTPYRHQASVKGAGCDCLGLLRGVWRETMGAEPELPPPYAPDWAEAGGERLLMAARRHLVETDGDAVAAGDVLLFRWREGLPAKHCAIATSPGTMVHAHDGACVAEVAFRPWWRRHLAHVFRFPV
- a CDS encoding DUF2163 domain-containing protein; the encoded protein is MRTIPTGLAAHLAQGATTLCRCWKLTRRDGLSFGFTDHDRDLAFGGTVFAARSGLEAAEATSELGFAVGGGEVSGALFSAGLTEDDIASGLYDDASVETWLVNWGNVEERLLLDIGSIGEIRRADGSFVAEVRGLMHRLDEERGRLFRATCSADLGDARCGISLSSSTYSDTGTVTRTDGTLAVAASGIGFADGWCTGGRLTWLTGANAGVSVEVKVHRAVGGTDEFDLWQRAPQAIAVGDTFRVTAGCDKTHATCRDKFRNAVNFRGFPHMPGNDFIIRMPRQGEPGLDGGSFFR
- a CDS encoding DUF2460 domain-containing protein; this translates as MPSDFHEVRFPLDVSLGSRGGPVRRTDIVTLASGREHRNSRWAHSRRRYDAGLGVRSIDALHAVIAFFEERRGRLIGFRFRDRTDWRSGPPSRLPTPLDQHIGTGDGATRQFRLVKTYGTGQDPYRRIIAKPDGATVRVALDGVEQAPGPGFSCDPTTGLVSFPAPPAAGVAITAGFAFDVPVRFDTDELDIDLSAFDAGAIPQIPLIEIVP
- a CDS encoding YdcH family protein produces the protein MTMTPNLADDFPGQADRIHRLKTGNAHFARLYDEYDELNRTIQRVESRVEPTTEDVEEELKRRRVKLKDEIAAMLAAEKD
- a CDS encoding phage tail tape measure protein, which codes for MALAPLQLALSQTAKSVMTGGMGGAAPLDLGGMLGGLFKGIGSLFGGGADAPAPFAKGGVFSRGMVMPFAQGGVVGAPAYFPLGRGLGVMGEKGAEAVMPLARGPDGKLGVRAGGGGRPLSVTVNVTTPDAESFRRSEAQVSAALARAVARGQRGM